The genomic interval CTGGCCATGTCTGTCTGGCTCCATCCTTTGGTCATTCCCAGCGGGTCAGAAGGATATGCAAGATTAAAACTTGATATAGAAATGAGAAAGCTTGGAGTGACACTGGTCAGTGAAACACTGCCAGACTTGGTCTCACATCCCAAACTTCAGGAAACGGCCAAAGCTCTGGTTCAATTTCTATCAGATACATGGCAAACAGGAAAGTCACTGGGTTTGGTGGAAGCGGCTGATTGGTTGCTTGATGTCCTCAAAAATTTCCAGTTTGCCCATCGTCTCGATGCAGGTAGTGTGGCCTCTAAATCCTATACATCATTAAAAAATGCAATTCTTGGTTTGAGAAATGATTGGGAAAGATATTTAAGTCGCAAGGGGAGTCTTGGTGATCTGAATCGAGAATTGAGAGAGAGGTTGCGTGGCGTTGAAGTGGCCTCATCCAGTCAGGGTTTTGGTATCGATGTCATCTCTCTCCTGGACACCCTGAATTTGAAGTCCGGTCATCTATTTGTAATGGGTCTTACTGAGGGTCAATTTCCTCTGACCATAAATACCAATCCCTATCTTAAACCTGCAGCCCTGAACCCCTGGTTTTTAAATCTTTATCTATTCAAGCAATGGCTCAGTTTCCCCCGGGGTCACTTGCACCTCACAGCACCTTCTCGTAATTCTGATGGGGCTGCGCTCCAGGAGAGTACCTTTTGTCAGTATTTGGAGAAACTGGATTTCCCCAATCTACCTCCTATAACCCCTGACCAGCAATATACCCGATTGGCAGGTAAGCTGTTTAACTCACCAACTTCACAACGACACATTAGGCACAACCAACTACAACAAGCCAGGGGACAAGAAGCGTGGCAAGGCAAACTGTATGAGCATGACATCCACGAATTTGCTCACATCTCAGCTTCAGCTTTTGATGAATTGATCAAATGTCCCCAACGATATTGGTATAGTCGTAAACTTCGACTGGAAACTGCTGAAACCAATATTGCTGAACGTGAAGAGATCGAAGTGGGCAATCTGGTGCACAAGGTTTTAGAGCGATTTGGTCGCGGTGGTGGCTTCTTATTGGCTGTTGACAACTTCCCAGCAGCCCTGGAAAAACTGGAAAAAATATCTAATGCACTGTTGGTTGAGAAGGAAGTGGATCTGGATGCAGACTTACTTCACAATAAATGGGGGGAGTTATACTTTAAAAACTTTGAAGAGGTTGAGCAAAACCTGATCGCCGCTATGTTAAAAACAGAGATCGAAGTACTTCCTTCATTCCAGGGCATGGGGCTTCATGAGCAAGCTTTTGGGGATGAGGATGATCCAGAATCCTGGGCTTCATACGAAATAGAGGGTGACTCGATAAAGCTTTCTCTTCGTGGAAAAATTGATCGAGTACTGGTGTCTGATAAGCATGTATGGGCAACAGATTATAAAACTGGAAAAGTTGATATTAAAGAAAGCAAGGAACTCTGGACCAGTCAGATGCTGTTTTATTATCTGGTTCTCAAATCACAATATCCTGAGAAAGATGTGGTATTGACCTACGAACAGGTCAAGGGGTTCAGGGACAATGCATTTGGTCTAAAGGGTTACATTGGTGATGTAGACTCTGATCATCCCGTCATGGATACATTGCCGCCGCGTTCAAGGGCAACCCTGGCTATTGGTGGAGAGGCGGACTGGACCATAGATCGAATAAAAGCCGAAACACTTGCTTATGCCCAGGCATTGGCTGACAATCATTTCCCTCTCACTTCCCGAGATGAGAAGCTTGCCTGTGCTTATTGTCCTTTTGATAGAATCTGCCGGAAAACTGCATTGCCCAGATAAAAATATTTAATGCTATCCAGGCTGGGATTCGAATCCCAGCCTGGATATTCATAATTGTCTATCCCTCAAGTTTTGAGATAGCTTCCCCCTGGGTTTCCCAATCCTCAAGCAGCGTTTCGAGTTCCGCATTTAACTTTTCTAAAGCCTTTGAAAGCTCTGCAAGTTTAGCGGGATTGGTGGCATTTGCTGGATTATGAAGTTCGGTTTCCAGGGCTGACTTCTTGAGTTCGGCCTTATCAATATCACGCTCAGTTTTATTAAAAGTCTTACGCAGAGTTTTAAGTTCCTGGTGACGGAGTTTGTTGGTAGTAGGGCTTCGAACTTCAAGCGGTTGGTCAATGTTGTTCAATGACTTTTGATAGTTTGTCAGCTGGTAGGTGTCGGCGAAGACCTTCACGGTACCATCACCAGCCAGGTAGATGATCTCATCGCAAACGCGATCCATCAGATAACGATCATGTGTGATCAATAGCAGGGCGCCCATAAACTCCTGGAGACTCTCCTCCAATACTTCCAGCGTAGGAATATCCAGATCATTGGTAGGCTCATCCAGGATGAGAATCTCAGCCGTTTCCAACATAATCTTTGCCAGCAAAACACGGGCTCTCTCTCCACCAGACAATTGTGAGACGGGGAGCTCCAGTTGCTCTTTCTGGAATAGGAATTTCTTAGCCCAAGCACTCACATGGAGGGGGTTCCCATGAAAAATTACGGTATCACCATCTGGAGCAAGTGCACGTTTCAGGGAGAGTGTTTCATCTGGGAGATGACGCGACTGGTCCAGGGTTACCAGGTTAACGCCCTGTGTGATTTCAACCTCACCAGTGTCAGCATCCAACTGCCCCCGAAGCACATCGATAAGACTACTCTTACCACTGCCGTTGACCCCCATGATACCGATTTTCATACGAGGAGAAAGCAAGAGCTCCAGATCTTTGAACAGGGAATGACCGCCCCTGGATTTGCTGATGCCCCGGGCGTGAAGCAATTTTTTTGACCGCCTGTCACCAGACTCAAATTTGAGACCGGCCTCAGTCTGGAGATTGTTGCGTTGTTTTAGTTCGGTGAGATCGTCAATCATGTCATAGGCTTTATCGACACGATATTGGGCTTTGGTCGTCCGGGCTTTTGGGCCATGGCGCAGCCAGTCGATTTCCCGTCTCACTTTATTGGACAACGCTTCTTCTTCCACGCGTTGATCGTTTAAAACCTTTTCCTGGTCCTGAAGAAATCGAGAATAATTACCTTTAACTTTGAGGTAGCCCTCCTTGTAACGGCGATCCAGATCCATGATGCGATTGCAGGTATTTTCAAGAATAAAGCGGTCATGGCTTATCATGATAAAGGCGAACCTGGCATTTTGGAGAAACGATTCCAGCCACAGAATTCCCTGGAGATCAAGATGGTTTGTGGGTTCGTCCAGTAAAACCAAATCATTATCCTGAGCCAGAACACAAGCCAGAGCGACCCGTTTTTTCCAACCCCCTGACAAGGTTCCAGAGATTTTATCAAGATCTGAAAACTGCATTTGATCCTGGATATCATTGAGCTGTTTCTGAATTTCCCATGGTTCCAGGTGATGAGGAAAATGTTGGGAGATGACCTCTCGAATGGACAGTCGCTCATCGAATGTATCTGTCTGGGGCAGGTAGGATACACGTAAACCAGAGCTGAATGAAATGTCTCCACTATCCACCTGTTCAAGACTGGCCAAAATTTTCAGAAGGGTTGATTTGCCAGCACCATTGGGACCGATTAATCCTATACGTTCGCCGCTATGAATAGTGATAGACAAATTTTTGAAGAGCAGCGTATTGCTGTAGGACTTGTGTATGTTTTGGGTGGAAATGAGTGTGGAAGGGGTCACATCAGCAACTTTCTGAACAATTTAATCAGGATTGGTATAGTCAAAAACATTGATCAATATAATTATGATCTCAGATAATACTATTTGTGCAAGGAGATAATTGTTATAATGAAATAATTAAAATAATATGGGGATAACACCATATTGCATTAACATCTTAGTGAAATATCAGAACCTAATTAAAACATTTTTGCAATAAATATATTTTAATAGTAGTGAGGGAGATCAAGTCATGATGAAACGTTATATTTGTGACACTTTTAGTGCTTGTATGATGTGCCCTCACCCCATATTATGTTCAAAACAAATGAAATGAAATGAATTAGCACCTAAGGTGCTGATATTGTTTTGTTTATTGCATGCAACAAAATAACGGAGGACGTATGTGGCGTAAATTGTTACCAATTTTATTAATTTTGAGTGTGACTGTAGCATTTGGTCAGACCGGCGAGTCTTGCGAGACTGCCATCGCTTATGGTGCAGTAAATGATGCTGCCATGTCCGGCGATCTA from Candidatus Neomarinimicrobiota bacterium carries:
- a CDS encoding ABC-F family ATP-binding cassette domain-containing protein, producing the protein MTPSTLISTQNIHKSYSNTLLFKNLSITIHSGERIGLIGPNGAGKSTLLKILASLEQVDSGDISFSSGLRVSYLPQTDTFDERLSIREVISQHFPHHLEPWEIQKQLNDIQDQMQFSDLDKISGTLSGGWKKRVALACVLAQDNDLVLLDEPTNHLDLQGILWLESFLQNARFAFIMISHDRFILENTCNRIMDLDRRYKEGYLKVKGNYSRFLQDQEKVLNDQRVEEEALSNKVRREIDWLRHGPKARTTKAQYRVDKAYDMIDDLTELKQRNNLQTEAGLKFESGDRRSKKLLHARGISKSRGGHSLFKDLELLLSPRMKIGIMGVNGSGKSSLIDVLRGQLDADTGEVEITQGVNLVTLDQSRHLPDETLSLKRALAPDGDTVIFHGNPLHVSAWAKKFLFQKEQLELPVSQLSGGERARVLLAKIMLETAEILILDEPTNDLDIPTLEVLEESLQEFMGALLLITHDRYLMDRVCDEIIYLAGDGTVKVFADTYQLTNYQKSLNNIDQPLEVRSPTTNKLRHQELKTLRKTFNKTERDIDKAELKKSALETELHNPANATNPAKLAELSKALEKLNAELETLLEDWETQGEAISKLEG